The DNA sequence ATTTTGCGTTGAGAACAACCACAGTACTCGTCGCCGGATTAAATTCCACGATTTGGTCATTAAACTTACTACCCGCTTCGTAGCCGCCAAAGACATATATTTTATCTCCGAACGCCACCGCCGACGTGTCGCCCCTTGCGGTCGGCAGTTTTGACGCCAGGTCGGTCACTGTGTAGGTGGCCGGGTCGAATTCCACGATCTGATCCGTAAATCTGCCGCCAAACACGTATATCCTGCCGCTGCTCGCGGCCGCCGCCGAGAGGAACACCGCGGTTCTGGGCAGTTTTGGGGTCAATATCACCGCGGTTCCGGCCGCCGGGTCGAACTCTATTATGTCGTTGCAGGGTGAGCTGTTCTCGTTATATCCGCCGAAGTAATAAACCTTACCACCAGCCGCGGCCGCCGCTCCAGACTGTCTGGCGGCCGGTAGCTTCGACGCCAGGTTTACCACGCCGCCGGTCGCCGGGTCAAACTCCACTATGTCGTTTAGACGTCCGCCGCCATACCCGCCGAGCACGTATATTTTGCCGCCGCTTGCAGCCGCTGCCGTGTACGCCCTCGCCGTCGGCAACTTCGACACCAGGTTAGTTACGTTTTCGGTCGCCGGCTCAAGCTCCACTATGTCGTTATGATACCCGCCGCCATACCCCCCGAACACATAGACGCTGCTTGCAACCGCCGCGGAAGTAAAGCCTCTTACCGCCGGCAGCTTCGACGCCAGCGTTGTCACCTGGAACTCCGCCGACCCGCCGCTTATCGCGGCTTTCAACCGGTTGCCGCCGCCTGTCTCGCCGTCGGCGCAGAGCGCAAGCAAACCGCCGGCAACGTTCATCAACTCTCTGGTTTTCGCCAGCACATAGCCCAAATAAGGCACGTGGAAGATCTTTTTGCCTTCTACTTTGCTCCTTACGACGAGCATATCGTCCGGATCTTCGTTTGCGTCGCCTTTGGTTTTGTAAAACGTTTCACCGTTTTCAACGGTTATTTCTATAATTCTGTGCAAAATGCGGCTGTCTTCTTGACGAAAAGCAACGATGTCTCCGCTGCTAATTTCAGTTGCAGAATCCACAGGGATAGTTACCACCAGAGAGCCAACCGGGATGGTTCGGCCCATGCTCGCGGTCTTCACCGCGTCGTACCGCCAGCCTGCTTTGTTCACTGTCACAACCATGAACAGGATCAGCAAAACAACCAGAGCGCAGGCGATATAGTCGAGTTTGAGTTTTTTGATCATCCAAAAACCCCCTTATATTGGTTGTTGTCGGGTTTACCTCACCCTCATCGCTTTTATCTGCGGCTCGGACAACGCGGCGCCTTTTATCGCCGTCACTTTGTACCAGTATTTGGCGTTTTTCGCCAGCCCGGTTTCCTCATAATCGCCGGCGCTTAAGTTGTCAGCCAGCAAAGTATAGTCGCCGTCCAAACTCTCGGCGCGTTCTATCCTGTAAGTCACGCCGGGGGTCGGGCAGGTCATCGTCAGCGTTGCTCTGCCGCCGGACGTTTCCACGTCAACGGACGGCTTCATAGGCTCCGCCGGTACCTTTATCCTCACCGGCAGGGAGTACATGCCGTTGTCCGGCTTGACCCGGAAACGGTAAGTCGCGCCGGGCGTTAACCCGGCGACGGTGTGGGACGTGGCCGTGAGCTCTGTTGCCGCCTCCCACGCTCCGCCGGATGAGCGCTGGAGGTAATACTTTCCTGCCCCGGCCACCGGGTTCCATGTGACCTCCGCTGAGCAGTTGCCGGCTGTCGCTTTTATGTCTTTTATTACGTTTGAGGCGCTGTAGCCTACGGACACTGCTCTTTCATTCGAAAAGGCGGTCGTAATGCCGCCGTCCGCGCCGTACTTGCTTTTAACGCGGTAAAGGTACTGGCTGTCCCTGTCGATGTCTATGTCCCTCAGAGTTACAACATTGCCGTTTAATGTTTCAGTTACCGGCACAGCAACCCAGTCGCCCGTAGATTTTCTCCGTTCCACAAGGCAAGAGTGGTATCCCTGGACGCCCGGCAGGTTAACGGTCAGGTAAACGCTCCCGTCACTTAGAACCGCGTCTGATATCACCGGCGGTTCGAGATTAAGGGCGGCCTCTTTCACATTCGACCAGGGGCTTGTCTCG is a window from the Dehalococcoidia bacterium genome containing:
- a CDS encoding signal peptidase I, which translates into the protein MIKKLKLDYIACALVVLLILFMVVTVNKAGWRYDAVKTASMGRTIPVGSLVVTIPVDSATEISSGDIVAFRQEDSRILHRIIEITVENGETFYKTKGDANEDPDDMLVVRSKVEGKKIFHVPYLGYVLAKTRELMNVAGGLLALCADGETGGGNRLKAAISGGSAEFQVTTLASKLPAVRGFTSAAVASSVYVFGGYGGGYHNDIVELEPATENVTNLVSKLPTARAYTAAAASGGKIYVLGGYGGGRLNDIVEFDPATGGVVNLASKLPAARQSGAAAAAGGKVYYFGGYNENSSPCNDIIEFDPAAGTAVILTPKLPRTAVFLSAAAASSGRIYVFGGRFTDQIVEFDPATYTVTDLASKLPTARGDTSAVAFGDKIYVFGGYEAGSKFNDQIVEFNPATSTVVVLNAKLPFARCTTSAAMSADKMYVIGGYNGAYLDEIVKIY